The following are encoded in a window of Methylocystis rosea genomic DNA:
- the tnpC gene encoding IS66 family transposase gives MDAAAKALLDENAVLKAQLAVALAKASEDMALIAAQKLQIAKLQRQIYGQKSERSARLLDQLSLELEELEASATEDELAAERAVAKTTTVAGFERKRPERNTFPDHLPRERVVIEAPKACACCGGSRLRKLGEDVTRTLETMPRQWKVVETVREKFTCRDCEKITQAPAPFHVVARGWAGPSLLAMIAFEKFGQHQPLNRQAERYALEGAPIALSTMADAVGSLCSVLDPLRRLVEAHVLAAERLHGDDTTVPVLAKGKTDTGRCWIYVRDDAPFGGAGPPAAMFYYSRDRRGEHPQGHLAGYSGILQADAYDGYNKLYLADREPGPIREAACWTHARRPFFAMADIDENARRRAAGKKEIPLSPIAIEIVRRIDALFAIERTINGKSAEERLAVRQASSRPLVDELESYLREQVAKLSRGHDLAKAIQYMLKRWTAFTLFLGDGRVCLSNNAAERGLRGIALGRKSWLFCGSDRGGQRAAAMYSLIVTAKMNGVDPQAWLADVLARIATHPAHRLDELLPWNWHKNDAASALAA, from the coding sequence ATGGACGCTGCGGCCAAAGCTCTTCTCGACGAAAACGCCGTGCTGAAAGCGCAGCTCGCCGTCGCGCTTGCAAAGGCGTCGGAAGACATGGCGCTGATCGCGGCGCAAAAGCTCCAGATCGCCAAATTGCAACGGCAGATCTACGGGCAGAAATCGGAGCGCTCTGCGCGGCTGCTCGATCAGTTGTCGCTCGAGCTGGAGGAGTTGGAGGCGAGCGCGACGGAAGACGAACTCGCCGCGGAGCGCGCCGTCGCGAAGACGACGACGGTCGCCGGCTTCGAACGCAAGCGGCCGGAGCGCAACACCTTCCCCGACCATCTGCCGCGCGAGCGCGTGGTCATCGAGGCGCCGAAGGCCTGCGCCTGTTGCGGCGGTTCGCGCCTGCGCAAGCTCGGCGAGGATGTCACGCGAACGCTGGAGACGATGCCGCGCCAGTGGAAGGTTGTGGAGACTGTGCGAGAGAAGTTCACCTGCCGGGACTGCGAGAAGATCACGCAAGCCCCCGCGCCGTTCCATGTCGTCGCGCGCGGCTGGGCGGGGCCGAGCCTCCTTGCGATGATCGCCTTCGAGAAGTTCGGCCAGCATCAGCCGCTGAACCGCCAGGCCGAGCGCTATGCGCTGGAAGGCGCGCCGATCGCCCTGTCGACCATGGCCGACGCGGTCGGCTCCCTCTGCTCCGTTCTCGATCCGCTGCGGCGTCTTGTCGAGGCGCACGTCCTCGCAGCCGAGCGGCTGCATGGGGACGACACCACGGTTCCCGTGCTGGCCAAGGGCAAGACCGACACAGGACGCTGCTGGATTTATGTGCGCGACGACGCGCCCTTCGGCGGCGCCGGGCCGCCGGCCGCGATGTTCTATTACTCGCGCGATCGGCGCGGGGAACATCCGCAGGGCCATCTGGCGGGATACTCCGGCATCCTGCAAGCGGACGCCTATGACGGCTACAACAAGCTGTATCTTGCAGACCGCGAGCCCGGCCCGATCCGGGAGGCGGCGTGTTGGACCCACGCACGGCGTCCGTTCTTCGCAATGGCGGACATCGACGAAAACGCGCGTCGCAGGGCGGCCGGGAAGAAGGAAATCCCGCTGTCGCCGATCGCCATCGAAATCGTGCGCCGGATCGACGCACTGTTTGCGATCGAGCGCACGATCAACGGCAAGAGCGCGGAGGAACGTCTTGCGGTTCGCCAGGCGTCGAGCCGCCCACTCGTCGACGAGCTCGAAAGCTATCTGCGCGAACAGGTCGCGAAGCTGTCGCGCGGACACGATCTCGCAAAGGCGATCCAGTACATGCTGAAACGCTGGACTGCCTTCACGCTGTTCCTCGGCGACGGACGCGTTTGCTTATCGAACAACGCTGCGGAACGAGGGCTGAGAGGCATTGCACTCGGCAGAAAAAGCTGGTTGTTCTGCGGTTCCGATCGCGGAGGCCAGCGCGCCGCGGCGATGTACAGCCTTATCGTGACCGCGAAGATGAACGGCGTCGATCCGCAGGCCTGGCTCGCCGACGTCCTCGCCCGCATCGCAACCCACCCCGCGCATCGGCTCGACGAGCTGCTCCCGTGGAACTGGCACAAGAACGACGCCGCGTCGGCGCTGGCGGCATAA
- the tnpB gene encoding IS66 family insertion sequence element accessory protein TnpB (TnpB, as the term is used for proteins encoded by IS66 family insertion elements, is considered an accessory protein, since TnpC, encoded by a neighboring gene, is a DDE family transposase.), which yields MIPLPAGCRVWIATGHTDMRRGMQGLALQVQEQLKRDPHAGDLYIFRGRRGDLAKILWHDGVGLSLYAKRLDRGKFIWPSASAGVVSISAGQMAYMLEGIDWRNPQLTYRPQSAG from the coding sequence ATGATCCCGCTGCCGGCGGGCTGCCGGGTCTGGATCGCGACCGGCCATACCGACATGCGGCGTGGCATGCAGGGGCTGGCGCTTCAGGTGCAGGAGCAGTTGAAGCGCGACCCGCACGCGGGCGACCTGTACATCTTCCGCGGTCGCCGCGGTGACCTGGCGAAAATCCTCTGGCACGACGGGGTTGGCCTGTCGCTTTATGCCAAGCGTCTCGACCGAGGAAAGTTCATCTGGCCCTCGGCGAGTGCGGGCGTGGTGTCGATCTCGGCCGGACAGATGGCCTATATGCTGGAAGGAATTGACTGGCGAAACCCGCAACTCACCTACAGGCCGCAAAGCGCGGGGTAA
- the tnpA gene encoding IS66-like element accessory protein TnpA has product MTLITGVERRRRWRDEDRVRILAAIEEPGAVVAEVARREDVCTSLVYKWRRAAQRNGSIDACGFSPVVIETPPPQSPPLNDIDANVIEVDIKGARVRIGAGAPSATIAATLKALRR; this is encoded by the coding sequence ATGACATTGATCACGGGCGTCGAACGGCGCCGACGGTGGAGGGACGAAGATCGGGTTCGGATACTGGCGGCGATTGAGGAGCCCGGCGCGGTGGTCGCCGAGGTGGCGCGTCGCGAGGATGTCTGCACGAGCTTGGTCTACAAGTGGCGCCGAGCGGCGCAACGGAACGGAAGCATCGACGCTTGCGGGTTTTCGCCGGTAGTCATCGAGACGCCGCCGCCGCAATCACCGCCTCTGAACGACATCGACGCGAACGTCATCGAAGTGGACATAAAGGGCGCCCGTGTTCGGATTGGCGCCGGCGCGCCTTCTGCGACGATCGCCGCGACATTGAAAGCGCTGCGCCGATGA
- a CDS encoding lytic transglycosylase F, with translation MLKRRTLRILVPYSKTLFFMDRGRQMGVIAEFGRALEDWINARHKSETRRFHVAFLPTARDRLLQALNEGKGDAVGANLTITPARLADVDFVDPWLKNVKEIVVTGPTSPRLDTIESLSGREIHVRLSSSYADHLARLSDTFVAKGLKPIASIPIDENLEDEDLIEMVNAGLLPYVVVDDHKATIWSQIIPRALPRNDLVVSEGGEVAWAIRKNSPELKSALNAFIGAHRAITSFGATIRRRYFSNKRIVKNTLDESEAKKFAAVIDLFRRYGAQYNFDYLMLVAQAYQESHLDQSRRGSAGAVGLMQIKPSTAASAPIGITGVDRDPDRNVHAGAAYLRYLADTYVSDRIPSAWAAFRILSRNAMLRS, from the coding sequence ATGTTGAAGCGAAGGACGCTTCGGATTCTTGTTCCTTACAGCAAGACCCTCTTTTTCATGGACCGCGGCCGTCAGATGGGCGTCATTGCGGAATTCGGTCGCGCACTCGAGGATTGGATCAATGCGCGACACAAATCCGAGACGCGTCGCTTCCATGTCGCCTTCCTTCCCACGGCCCGCGATCGCCTCTTACAGGCGTTGAACGAGGGCAAAGGAGACGCCGTCGGAGCCAATTTGACAATTACGCCCGCGCGGCTGGCCGACGTCGACTTCGTCGATCCGTGGTTGAAGAATGTCAAGGAGATTGTCGTCACCGGCCCCACCTCGCCGAGGCTGGACACGATTGAGAGCCTCAGCGGACGCGAGATCCACGTGCGCCTTTCAAGCAGCTATGCGGACCATCTTGCGAGGCTAAGCGACACATTTGTGGCCAAAGGCCTGAAGCCGATTGCAAGCATCCCGATCGATGAGAACCTTGAGGATGAAGACCTGATCGAGATGGTGAACGCCGGACTGCTGCCTTATGTTGTCGTCGACGATCACAAAGCCACAATATGGTCTCAGATCATTCCCAGAGCGCTTCCACGCAACGACCTTGTCGTTAGCGAAGGCGGGGAGGTCGCATGGGCGATTCGCAAGAACAGCCCGGAGCTCAAGTCCGCGCTCAACGCATTTATCGGGGCGCATCGCGCGATCACCAGCTTCGGCGCCACGATCCGGCGACGCTATTTCTCGAACAAGCGGATTGTGAAGAACACTCTTGACGAGAGCGAGGCTAAAAAATTCGCCGCTGTTATCGACCTCTTTCGCCGTTACGGCGCGCAATACAATTTCGACTATCTGATGCTCGTCGCTCAAGCCTATCAGGAATCTCACCTTGACCAGTCCCGACGCGGCTCGGCTGGCGCGGTGGGCCTCATGCAAATCAAGCCCTCGACCGCGGCCAGCGCACCCATCGGAATCACTGGGGTCGATCGTGACCCAGATCGCAACGTTCACGCCGGGGCCGCCTATCTCCGCTATCTTGCCGATACGTATGTTTCGGATCGTATCCCTTCGGCGTGGGCCGCCTTTCGAATTTTGAGCAGGAACGCGATGCTGCGCAGCTAA
- a CDS encoding CsbD family protein, translating to MGSTTDKIKGAANQAAGTVKQGVGQAVGNPNLELEGAVQELKGEAQEAVGKAKDVVKKLVDKA from the coding sequence ATGGGCAGCACAACCGACAAGATCAAGGGTGCGGCAAATCAGGCTGCGGGGACAGTCAAGCAGGGGGTCGGCCAAGCAGTGGGCAATCCGAACCTTGAACTCGAAGGCGCCGTGCAGGAGCTCAAAGGTGAAGCTCAGGAGGCCGTCGGGAAGGCTAAGGACGTCGTGAAGAAGCTCGTCGACAAGGCTTAA
- a CDS encoding VIT1/CCC1 transporter family protein: MSRLRLHPEYHLVERIGWLRAAVLGANDGIVSTASLIVGVAAANTADGGVLIAGVAGLVAGAMSMAAGEYVSVSSQSDTERADLARERSELTENAKAELDELAEIYVQRGVDPALARQVAQQLMAKDALTAHARDELGISKITTARPVQAALTSAAAFSVGAAMPLLMVLVSPAGDLVPIVSGASLCFLALLGAIGARAGGANVLRATVRVTFWGALAMAITAGIGEIFGAVV, encoded by the coding sequence ATGAGTCGTCTGCGACTGCACCCGGAATACCATCTGGTCGAGCGTATCGGGTGGCTAAGAGCCGCGGTGCTCGGCGCCAATGACGGCATCGTTTCAACCGCGAGCTTGATCGTCGGCGTTGCGGCAGCCAATACGGCTGATGGCGGCGTCTTGATCGCTGGCGTCGCGGGACTAGTGGCTGGCGCCATGTCCATGGCCGCTGGCGAATATGTGTCCGTTAGCTCGCAATCCGATACCGAAAGGGCGGATCTCGCTCGGGAACGCAGCGAACTGACCGAGAACGCCAAGGCCGAACTTGACGAGCTTGCCGAAATTTACGTCCAGCGCGGCGTCGATCCGGCGCTTGCGCGGCAGGTCGCCCAACAGTTGATGGCGAAAGACGCCCTAACCGCTCACGCGCGCGATGAACTCGGGATTTCGAAAATCACCACGGCGCGTCCTGTGCAAGCCGCACTGACATCGGCTGCAGCATTTTCTGTCGGCGCCGCCATGCCCTTACTGATGGTTCTGGTATCGCCTGCCGGCGATCTTGTTCCCATCGTTTCCGGCGCGTCTTTGTGTTTTCTCGCTCTTCTTGGCGCCATCGGCGCAAGAGCAGGCGGGGCGAATGTTTTGCGCGCCACAGTCCGAGTGACGTTCTGGGGCGCTTTGGCGATGGCTATAACGGCCGGCATCGGGGAAATATTCGGCGCGGTTGTTTGA
- a CDS encoding DUF3309 family protein, producing the protein MSLSTLLIILLIIVLLGGFSGRFGGYGYGYGHGGVGVIGLILIVLVVLMLLGRI; encoded by the coding sequence ATGTCACTCTCAACATTGCTCATCATCCTCCTCATTATCGTTTTGCTCGGCGGTTTCAGTGGACGTTTCGGCGGCTACGGCTATGGGTACGGGCATGGCGGCGTCGGCGTGATCGGCCTCATCCTGATCGTTCTTGTCGTTCTCATGTTGCTTGGGCGGATTTAA